The Fusarium falciforme chromosome 7, complete sequence genome window below encodes:
- a CDS encoding CFEM domain-containing protein: protein MKRVCALGFIFLDVVGQGAGAAMPGCVVDCPRSMALGCGSEDIYCLCSASKRKELIAELSSCIKKGCKPDEVVSAEDSYGPLYVRAEGPKIGPEGPSSTTAGANAPANAAGQGAPAVESSATAKEVMEASSIEAFISTAEVMSTKEVISTEEVISTEVISTEEVMSTEEVIPTEEVVSTEEVKTTKEVKTTKEVVTTEEVMSTEEVMPTEVYSQDVGTTSTDDTATSTSTDPVKAGVVASASTARAVSETTASTSTESSTASSTSTEGEQATDTVLPASDKYYPRGGLSAGAKAGIGVGVALGVIGLGCLVAAIWLNRRKRAATGASGMGATHAQSVKSPNPFSWQVEVAEIDGRPAPQEMPA from the exons ATGAAACGAGTTTGCGCACTGGGTTTTATCTTCCTGGATGTCGTTGGCCAAGGGGCAGGAGCCGCCATGCCAGGATGTGTG GTTGACTGCCCTAGAAGCATGGCGTTGGGATGCGGTTCTGAAGATATTTATTGTTTATGCTCAGCTTCCAAGCGCAAAGAGCTTATCGCTGAACTCTCATCCTGCATCAAGAAAGGATGTAAACCGGACGAAGTCGTTTCAGCTGAAGATTCATATGGTCCTCTGTATGTTAGAGCCGAGGGACCTAAGATCGGTCCGGAAGGGCCGAGTTCTACAACCGCGGGTGCCAATGCACCTGCCAACGCCGCTGGCCAAGGAGCGCCGGCAGTAGAATCATCAGCCACGGCAAAAGAAGTGATGGAGGCTTCGTCAATCGAGGCGTTTATATCGACCGCGGAGGTTATGTCGACCAAGGAGGTTATATCAACCGAGGAGGTTATATCGACCGAGGTTATATCGACCGAGGAGGTTATGTCGACCGAGGAGGTTATACCGACCGAGGAGGTTGTTTCGACCGAGGAGGTTAAAACGACCAAGGAGGTTAAAACGACCAAGGAGGTTGTAACGACCGAGGAGGTTATGTCTACGGAGGAGGTTATGCCGACCGAAGTGTATTCGCAGGACGTAGGAACTACGTCGACTGACGACACCGCCACATCGACCTCAACCGACCCTGTGAAAGCTGGGGTAGTGGCTTCAGCATCAACGGCGAGAGCTGTGTCAGAAACGACTGCTTCAACGAGCACCGAaagctcaacagcctcaaGTACATCAACGGAGGGAGAACAAGCCACTGACACGGTACTACCTGCTAGTGATAAATACTACCCCAGAGGAGGATTAAGTGCTGGGGCCAAGGCAGGTATTGGAGTGGGTGTAGCCTTGGGTGTTATAGGGCTCGGCTGTCTTGTCGCGGCGATCTGGCTTAATAGACGGAAGAGGGCCGCTACCGGTGCATCAGGAATGGGTGCGACACATGCCCAATCAGTGAAGTCGCCAAATCCTTTCAGTTGGCAGGTCGAGGTGGCAGAGATTGACGGACGACCAGCTCCCCAAGAGATGCCTGCTTGA
- a CDS encoding PALP domain-containing protein, translating to MAPPVVNNVLDAIGNTLCVRLKNVIPEGCAEVYLKLEYFNPTGSYKDRMAKSIIEEAEKRGGLRPGMTVVEASGGSTGSSLALVCAAKGYNCHIVTSNVFAVEKLRTMGAFGTHVEIILSPSGKIHADLIPSMIRRVIEHSQDPQMYWTDQFNNRDAFEGYKVLGSELVDQFPNGVDAFCSAVGTAGMAIGVSSVLKGQWPECRVAVLEPASSPCISRGEAGTHHIEGIGIGIIPPLLDEKLYDHAWAIEEEEARAMCRRLAKEEGLLLGTSTGLNVVGAIRLAQDLGPGKIVVTVACDTGLKYMNGHLFTAS from the coding sequence ATGGCGCCACCCGTTGTTAACAATGTGCTCGACGCTATCGGCAATACCCTTTGTGTACGTCTCAAGAATGTCATCCCCGAAGGATGCGCAGAAGTATATCTCAAGCTCGAGTACTTCAACCCAACCGGGTCATATAAAGATCGAATGGCCAAGTCCATCATCGAAGAAGCTGAGAAGAGGGGCGGGCTCAGACCAGGCATGACAGTGGTTGAAGCGAGCGGCGGTAGCACAGGTTCTTCACTGGCTCTTGTCTGTGCAGCTAAGGGATACAACTGCCACATTGTTACCTCAAATGTCTTTGCTGTCGAGAAGCTTCGGACTATGGGTGCTTTTGGGACACATGTGGAAATCATACTTAGTCCGTCCGGCAAAATCCACGCCGATCTCATTCCCTCTATGATCCGCCGGGTCATCGAGCATTCGCAAGATCCTCAGATGTATTGGACTGATCAGTTCAACAACCGAGACGCTTTCGAGGGATACAAGGTCCTCGGTTCAGAGCTGGTTGACCAATTCCCGAATGGAGTGGATGCTTTTTGCAGTGCTGTTGGAACTGCTGGTATGGCAATTGGAGTCTCTTCTGTACTGAAGGGTCAGTGGCCGGAATGCCGAGTGGCCGTTCTCGAACCTGCATCCTCTCCATGCATTTCCAGGGGAGAGGCCGGGACTCACCATATCGAGGGCATTGGGATCGGCATTATTCCGCCATTGTTGGATGAGAAACTGTATGACCATGCCTGGGCTattgaagaggaagaagctagGGCTATGTGTCGACGACTTGCTAAGGAGGAAGGTCTATTGCTGGGAACTTCGACGGGACTGAATGTTGTTGGAGCTATTCGGCTTGCGCAAGACCTGGGACCTGGCAAGATTGTGGTTACAGTTGCATGTGACACTGGGCTCAAGTACATGAATGGCCACTTGTTTACGGCTTCATGA
- a CDS encoding CENP-V/GFA domain-containing protein: protein MASETTGSCLCGACTYSYTGEPAMKALCYCGPCRRVSGGTNTVNFVVPSGNFTVTKGQTKSYPSEHEYGMTLTIFFCPDCGNTLWKEATAEQFKGVKLVQAGTLNDAKKLDTTIDAELYAPERASFLAPIENAAQRKDF, encoded by the exons ATGGCATCTGAAACTACTGGTTCCTGCCTTTGCGGCGCCTGCACTTACTCCTACACTGGCGAGCCAGCCATGAAA GCTCTCTGCTACTGCGGTCCTTGCCGCAGAGTTTCCGGAGGCACCAACACGGTCAACTTTGTCGTTCCCAGCGGCAACTTCACCGTCACAAAGGGCCAGACCAAGTCTTATCCATCAGAGCACGAGTATGGAATGACTCTGACCATATTCTTCTGCCCGGATTGCGGAAATACTTTGTGGAAGGAGGCGACCGCTGAGCAGTTCAAGGGGGTGAAACTGGTTCAGGCGGGAACACTGAATGATGCCAAGAAGTTAGATACCACGATCGATGCGGAACTTTATGCTCCAGAGAGGGCATCCTTCCTAGCACCCATTGAGAATGCGGCCCAGAGGAAAGACTTTTAG
- a CDS encoding HEME-HALOPEROXIDASE domain-containing protein: MLYHVPLLLSAAAAVSASNEWKAPGPYDRRSPCPMVNAVANHGYLPHDGLNISLADLIVAFTDAVNLDPAATTLVGQKALTTGDNVTFDLDNLNKHGVIEHDGSLSRNDIFFGDNHSFNQTIWDSVASHFTESTISIQTAATARKQRLQAAAAANPEFTLTADGTQFSFIETALYLSIFGDIKEGNAVTDWVKVLFEQERLPFEEGFKRSEEPVTAAGILGLVSKIVAASS, encoded by the exons ATGTTGTATCACGTCCCACTTCTCTTgtcagctgctgctgctgtgagCGCCAGCAATGAGTGGAAGGCCCCCGGCCCTTATGACC GTAGAAGCCCTTGCCCTATGGTCAACGCGGTGGCAAACCATGGATATCTTCCTCACGACGGATTGAACATCTCTTTGGCCGACTTGATTGTCGCCTTCACCGATGCCGTCAACCTGGACCCTGCTGCAACTACACTGGTGGGACAGAAGGCACTGACCACCGGAGACAACGTCACTTTTGACTTGGACAACCTGAACAAGCATGGCG TCATCGAGCACGACGGCAGCCTGAGCCGCAACGACATTTTCTTTGGCGATAACCACAGCTTCAACCAGACCATATGGGACTCTGTGGCATCTCACTTCACTGAGTCCACCATCTCCATTCAAACAGCCGCGACTGCCAGGAAGCAGCGTCTtcaagccgccgccgcagccAACCCTGAGTTTACTCTCACCGCCGATGGCACCCAGTTCAGCTTCATCGAGACTGCCCTCTACTTGTCCATTTTCGGGGACATCAAGGAGGGAAATGCCGTCACTGATTGGGTCAAGGTGTTGTTCG AACAAGAGCGTTTGCCTTTTGAGGAAGGGTTCAAGAGGTCGGAGGAGCCCGTCACTGCGGCTGGTATTTTGGGTCTGGTCAGCAAGATTGTTGCTGCAAGCTCATAG